Part of the Streptomyces showdoensis genome, CAGCGGGTCGTCGGTGTCCGCGCTGGCGGCGAGGAACTCGGTCATGTCGGCCAGGCTCTGCTCGTGGTCGGGGAAGACCACGTCCTCCTTGGACGGGAAGTACCGGAAGAAGGACCGCCGGCCCACCCCGGCCGTCTTCACGATGTCGTCGATCGTGGTCTGCTCGTAGCCGCGTTCCAGGAAGAGCTGGAAGGCCGCCGCGACGAGGGAGTCACGCATCGAGGGCTTGGCGGGGTGGGTGCTCATACCCCGAAACCTAGCACTCGGATCCCTCGTGCGGCGGCACTTGGTGCCACCCCCGTGGTCAGGGGCGGTCGGAGGCGGTCAGGGAGCGGTCAGCGGGCGGCCATGCGCAGGGCGCCGTCCATCCGGATGGTCTCGCCGTTGAGGTAGTCGTGCTCGGCGATCATGGTCACCAGGCGGGCGTACTCCTCGGGACGGGCGAGCCGCTGCGGGAAGGTGACGCTCGCGGCGAGCCCGGCCCGGACCTCCTCGCTGAAACCGGCCATCATCGGGGTGTCGACGATGCCGGGGGCGACCGTGACGACCCGGATGCCGAACTGGGCGAGGTCGCGCGCGGCGGTGACCGTCATCCCGGCGACGCCGGCCTTGGAGGCCGCGTACGCGATCTGGCCGACCTGCCCCTCGAAGGCGGCGATGGAGGCGGTGTTGACGACGAGTCCGCGCTGCCCGTTCCCGTCGGGCTCCCGGCGGGCGATGGACTCGGCGGCCAGGCGCATCACGTTGAAGGTGCCGACCAGGTTGACGTCCAGGACGGCCCGGAAGAGCGCGAGGTCGTGCGGCCCCTTGCGGCCGAGGATCCGCGCGGAGGGCGCGATGCCCGCGCAGTTGACCGCGAGCCGGAGCTCGGCCCCGTCCTCGTCGATCCGCGCGAGCGCCGCCCGGACCTGCTCCTCGTCGGTGACGTCGGCGGCGACCAGGGTGACCCCGTCCGGCCCCGCCGGAGCGCCCGCGACGGCCTTGTCGAGGTCGAGGCCGTAGACGGTGGCCCCCTTCGCGGCGAGCGCGGCGGCGGTGGCGGCCCCGAGCCCCGAGGCGGCACCGGTGACGAGTGCGGCGGAACCAGCGATGTCCATGGATCTCCTTGTGTGGGCGTGCGTGGTGCGGGGGTGCGTCGTGTGCGTCCGTGCGTCCGTCTACAGCGGCCGGCTCATGAAGAGGGCGGTCTCGCCCTCGCTCGCCGTCCCCCGGTAGAGGGTGGTGTCGAGCCCGCAGAGCTCGAACCCCATCCGGCGGTACGCGCGGACGGCGGGCACGTTCAGGTTGGTGACCTCGAGCCACGCGGTGCGCGCGCCGCGCCGCAGTCCGTGGGCACAGGCGCGTTCCATCAGGACCGCGCCGATGCCGGTGCCGCGGTGGCCGGGCGCCACGGCGATGGTGTCGACGACGAGCCGCCGGTTCCACTGCTCCACCCGGACGGCGACGAAGCCGCAGACCCGTCCACCGGCGACGGCG contains:
- a CDS encoding SDR family NAD(P)-dependent oxidoreductase, producing the protein MDIAGSAALVTGAASGLGAATAAALAAKGATVYGLDLDKAVAGAPAGPDGVTLVAADVTDEEQVRAALARIDEDGAELRLAVNCAGIAPSARILGRKGPHDLALFRAVLDVNLVGTFNVMRLAAESIARREPDGNGQRGLVVNTASIAAFEGQVGQIAYAASKAGVAGMTVTAARDLAQFGIRVVTVAPGIVDTPMMAGFSEEVRAGLAASVTFPQRLARPEEYARLVTMIAEHDYLNGETIRMDGALRMAAR
- a CDS encoding GNAT family N-acetyltransferase, which encodes MYEVEAGPEGFRLRETPVDPPLVKVFPDDEDDDGDGDDEDHPFDGLHVEVAVAGGRVCGFVAVRVEQWNRRLVVDTIAVAPGHRGTGIGAVLMERACAHGLRRGARTAWLEVTNLNVPAVRAYRRMGFELCGLDTTLYRGTASEGETALFMSRPL